The Metopolophium dirhodum isolate CAU chromosome 4, ASM1992520v1, whole genome shotgun sequence DNA window ctataggtacacacattttGGCGCTCCTTTTTTTCTCAGTTTCCTATTACtcattgtcaaaaaaaaaatttaagccccctctaatttacaatttactttttctttGTTAAAaatgcagggcttgaaaccggtataaacccttaaaaaaccgaaaacaaaatcaaaactgaaacagaaaaaaaattagaaaccggTATTAACTTCAAAACCAAAACCGGAAAAAATTGGACATCGGTATTAACTTCAAAACtgaaactgaaaaaattggataccgtggtataataattaaaaaccgaaaccgaaaatataatttaaaaaacggtattttttttaaaaatctttgtaTCTTAATATTTTGGAAAGTTTACTTTACACAACAGGCGATTCGAACACTCGATCCGGTgattcaaaacaattaataaactaaGAATGAACGTAAATAGCCCAGGACTTAAAACTGATTTTAGAAACTGATATAAACTGATTAAAAACTGAAACCGAAAACCGAAATTTACTAATACCGGTATAGAAAAATTTAAAcctaaatcgaaaaaaaataaaaccagtgtccaaaaccaaaaccgaaattttttcaatcggtttcgAGCTCTGTAAAAGAAATacccaaaatgtatattttcccCTTATTGAATTTATACTTCCACTAATAAGAGAACCATTTAATTTTACCATTACCACTCCATTtattcctaataaaaaaatcaacctttataatcaaataaaacaaattataattttagattttagcctTTTTTTATgacgatataataaaattcactatatatatgtatatatatatattattatatagaaatatgtatagaaatgtaaaatatattatagaaaagatACAGGTTTTCACTTATCGGTTATCACTAATATAGTTTTTCaacaaatccaataaaataaaaatttattttgttataacttcTGGTGACGGCGCCCCGTTGAGGACACAGAATTGGCGCCTCGGGGCAATTTCCCCCcgtcgccccccccccccctaaatacaCCACTGCCTATGGCCTCCAACGTCAGATTTCTCCAGAAGACAAGAAGCAATTATAAATCTTTTCAGAATAGGCCAATACACCTCACTAACCCATCGCCTTCTAATGACAAGAGACGACCCTTCCAAATGCTCTACCTACCTGTGGTTTCCATTTAACTATTAAGCACATCCTAAcccaataaataatttgaataccaatatacatatatcataaaatatacttatagtaatatagaGAGACcgataatttttgtttagaatCATGTTTTATATGCAATGAGTTAtcattgaattacaatttaacacataggtatacattacagtgacttactcaatgacgaggtacaaaTAATTcggattataaatatttgattttttcaaactattttttaaacaacttaCAAAAATCCTTGTATAATTGTATGCACTTCAAGGTTTTCAACCCAGAAACCAAAATGTTATTAACATAAATCGAAAAAAGGTTGAACACTTCATATGTCTTTAAATAGAACCAAGATAGTAATATATTGAaacttatatacctaaatataaatattttatgaaaatgtgtaaaatcatttgtaaataatataatacatttatttattacaatttctttatgaaatacaacaataaaaacatcATCAATTTTTTCATAAACTATTATAGTGTAGCGTAAATATTCCGGTTTTTCTGCTGTTCTTGTTGGCTATTCTGTATTcccaatttataaatgtaagcactcataatttttacttttttttcccgGGACCCAATTTACCAATCCCGCATACAATAAGCAAGCGGCCACTAGTCTGCAgatagatatttaataaaataaacaaaaacaagtaGGACGTGCCAATATAATATTGGGATGCAGTTCAATCAACGTAAACATAATGTTCAATGTATAAGATACGttcattgcataatatatattgacaataaattaaataaataaatatcacgtACAATATTTGACGTACTATCTAcggctaaatattatataaataaaaacaatataggtatataaattattgtgaatcGTCGTCACACAAACTCGTTTCatgcgacataatattataataatataacgtagacgatcataatattaagttCACAGGGGGTCGAGTCTTGGACGGGCTTATATTCTGCTGAGGGCCGGCGCGAAATCTGATCCCGCGTGTTGTGGTATTACTGCGTTTTCAGTAGGCGGTGTACGACGAGTACAGCGGACCGGCGGTGGTGCGGTGCGCCAGCAGCGTTCGCTTCCAGTGGTGGTGACCGGCCGCCGGTGCAGGCGGCACATAGTACTCGTACGAGAATATCTTTTTGATGTTGCTCATCAGTGACACCATTAGCGCCATTTTGCTGACCAACAGCGCTTTGCCACCAAGCGTGGACATGAACATGAAGCCCATCGGTATAAGGACTGCCGACATGATCATGTACGTGCCCACGATGATCGGGAACACCCTCCGGTAAGCATGACGTCTGCGGCCTGCCGGAACAAAGTCAAACAAACGCGTCAACAATATGTTCACAACATATGCGGGCTGTACCCACATATCAAACAGGGTTCTAAGCAGCAATTTTTTTCCCGAATTTGTTTACGTACCAGCTATAGTAAGTTGTAATCAAGcggcttatataatatagctggtaccatagacctataaactaactTTGCTGGTAGTTGGTACCTACAACTgttgttattatgattttaaattatggacACCGGGGTCCGGTATATTAAAGACTAAAGAAAAGTGACATTTTACATTTCACTTCACttcaaaatataggtatagtgttttatgtctatgtatattgtatataaacgtCTACAATGTTTACCAAACAATACTTTGATAACATGGCTACTATCATGTTGCCTAATAAtaacgtacaatattattttaatagcttataactgtgaatatttttatttgtatattattatacttaaatatgttaaaatgggCTCGACCATAacatgttttaaggagtaatatttaggcattTCATATGACATGTACGTTTTGGCTTTATCGTTGTATTTCGAGTAAACtcaaattgtatatatacaacatataaTTTAGGATAggatgaaaatatgaaatgtagatacttatataatatagttatatagttccATTTCGCGCATTTGTATCCGTAATATGTGAAAAGAAACCATcaaatatatgaattaatttctgaacatactttttttttgtgtgtacgAAACAACTAAACGTTTAATGCAATGGGCAACAATGATCGTccatattgtgtaaaaaaatgtattattcacgAATCCATCCACTttacaaaaataacgattttatttcaatatttgattaaaaatgaataGACTATATAGGCAGTAGGCACccacattaaaatgtttttaatgttcTTAATACTagcttcaaaatttaaataacaaaaaaaacttttgaggTGCCTTAGAATAGTAGAATGTATTCAAAACATTGAATAGGTGAGGTAGAGGTCGCCACAATAAAGAAGTTTAGAAACACTGTcctaagtaatattttaacatttacatTTGATGTTAGAGCAGTTTATTCTCACATTAAATATAACAGAATAAAACAGACTCTTTCGAACGTTGAATTGCTATATTAATTGtccatattatgttatgcatCAATAAAAGGGAGACAGTGTTGTTTAATCTATTCTATAATGCTTTGATCGGTAAGTATATGCGGGTATAACAATTAACAGTTAACACAATGGCCGGACGCACACCAAAACAGGGGAAAACGAGCGGCCAGTGGATATGCAGTCCGTAGaacgtgaacattttttttcacagcTTTGGTGTGCGCTGCCGCCAGgccactgtaatataatatattttaatttactatttattgaaACCACACAAGAGAAATATTCCGATATTGAACTTTGACAAAGGGTATAATATTagtgattttgatgaaattacgATGGTAAAACATttcgaaatgtttttttatattttataatttaacatattttcttattttatattaatatattgttatagaattatttatatatttatgtacacgccccacataattttaatataataatactgagGATTACTGTgccataaatcataaatcataatatatacattaaacacgcacatattattataatatacaatattatatttttgtataaattagatTCTCCACGGTGGAGCGGCAAATCTATATTTTCTCCAAAATCTGCTACCCTCCTGCTGTGTAATAAATAGAAACGAATactaatttgaaatgtattactGTAAGAACCACCTacacgaaaaatataataatatcaaatatatgatTTCAATTACATTGCCTACTTTGTGGGTTtccttattaatttttaatacttttattaaatgtatattttattatagcatattattatgagtagattatagaaaataatatgtatttaaaagaCTTGGATGCCTAAAAAAAGAACGGCGGTCATTACCTATACTTCTTTTAATATCTGCAGTACTTTGTGTATTATTACTCTATAGTCTCAaactaatactttatttttattacctagttaAAATGTTCAgctttttaacatttattaattgtatttagttactttttaaaactactaCACTATACTTCTTTCAGATTATCTGGAATATTGTTGGGTAACTTGAGAGACATTTTTAGTAAAGTATGGTAAGAATTATGTttggataattatattatatttcataattacgACTGAGGTCTGTGACTCATAATGagaattatttgatatgatcGTTGTATTAGATCGACACAACGTTGTCAAGAAGATTTGATACAGACCGTTTTGAAGGATTTAAATATAGgcaatttactaaatatttgcGCCTTGCGAATATGTGCATAGTAAGTGACCATTAGTGCGTgtgacttaaaatataaaaaataattgctgGATGCATCTGTGTGCGCATGTTACCTATCTTAGTCGACaagttatgtttataaaaaccaataaattgtTATCCGACGTATTGACAAAACTATAGATATGCCTTATCAaatctaaaaacataatatttaaacttgttatgaagtttacaatttgtatcaattcggtataattattaatcactgGTTAAAAATTCTccagtttttacattttagtaagTGTGATGAtcgattttaaataaacttcatagaaaatttaaatatatttttagatttcacATCGCATTATTGGCTTTATTGGTTCGAATCGTACCGTACATGGATAAAAAAGGTATATGTTTcgtcaaaaaaattgtatggtggTATGAATCCACTTTATTATTTGGCGACATCTCTAAGTGATCGTTAAATTAGTTTAATGTTTTTCGTTGTAACATTAACTACCATCCTATATGACGCTgcatatttaagtaatatttacgATGAGCAAGGGGCTTTGCATGTTATCTGTTCATAAAAACGATACGATATTCGGAAACTAATCTAatttaatgtacataatatatatagtattgcaTGATTcattatatcttattatattcatattggaTTCTGCATTTGACGGGCCTGGGCTTTACAATGTATACGTTATTGACCTATGCAgtcctttttatattatatccatgcaCAACTTTAGACACAATAGACAAAGTTCAATTGACTATACAGAATAAGTCATTTTTTTGGAagtataataattctattatcatagaaattagaaattattatacttatttgcgttatacatattttatgttattttgtttatgataCGTAATAGCACTTAGCGGAGGTtatgcataatacattttatcattaatatcagTTTGTTTGCATTTCTTTGGAATTTCAATACGTGTTAATCattgtaaataaatgtacataattgAGAACGTGTATAATGTATCAAAACATTACTGCAGCATACCTTCGGTGGTGACGTTATTGTCTGGTGTCCATAGATCAATTTGCAATGAATGGCTATCGACGAATGAAACCACTCTATTGATTAGGTCAAAAGTATGATTTccgtacctaaatataaaattattaattattagtatatgtacatttatacatattaaatttacacgTAAATTGGTAAggaattaatgtattatttctatcaatctgtacctatgtagtatgtatatttatttatttaattattactatcaacTATCATATACCGGAATGAACTcggaaataataacaacatattatgggTTCCAACTTTAAGAACTATCTATCTCGACAAACATCAGATATTAAAAATGAAGAGTCTGCTTAGAATTACGGAGGCTTAGGGTTAAAGAGGTTTCGATATCAGAGAATACTATATTCTATAACTTTGCGTGTAcagttttgtataaattattcagAAAAGGCTTCTTTTCAGCGTATTGATTTTGAATGCCAATAAGATTTTCTAGAGCGGTACCAGctatttaataaacatagttAATGACATTTTATGACGAACCATAACGATAATAGGATTTCATACAATGAAGCTATAATGCTGCTACTTATAagccattatattaaattaaaattaaattatcatcagTAGCtctttatatagtaataaatcaatttttgaagatATAGCTGTGTTCTGTGTAAAACAGAGTTACAGTACAAATGTTAGGTTTATTAGTCATAGGGCACGctaaattcattaaatacatattattattaaacacgtGCGATCACTGATAATTATAGAGAAAACTCCACAGTCCATGGCAGTGCGCCAGTGCCTTAATAAACCTGCATTTCCCTGTAACAGTCGtttttattgtcatttttttcatttaactcAATACTCATACTTTTGAATCCCAAAACGCTTTACTCATCTACCGTTACTCGTAAATCgagaatataaaaaattttgtattgtatttgagtattaacaattaatatatagacTATTATTTCTGTTTGGATTCGTTGAATCGGAGCTTTTCAAGAATACATAGGTAAAGTTATGTAAGtacctttataattattattgtaatcacaACTCACAATAactgtaagaaaataaaattacaatgcgattattataattaataacgtatattatattctcaattAATGTGTGAATAAATTGAGATGAATAacaaagtataaaatttaaaacaatccTGTCAAACTGTCACTAACAgcggaaatataatataaaagtattacgCCAACGACGacgtcaataatcaatatattacctatacgagACGGCCTACTCGTATTTAACCTAAGTATGTAATTTTACGAAAAATGCAGTGAATCGTATGAAGcagataaacaataaattattaatcaattgaATACTCTCACGGTTCTACAATAGTACaagcacaaaataaaaaattgaataataataataatatgttcattgcTATTTGTTTGATAAGAACCAATGTCTTTAGTTTgtgataaaactataaaagtattatagaggtaggtattatacactTACACTACACGACATTATGACAACCTCTCCGTTCCTATTTCTATTAGTGGAAGTCACGTCGCTTCGACAAAAGACTAATGGATAATGTTGACAAACTCTGAGGCCCGAATTGTTCAGCCTCGTTTCATAACAAAATTCCGACTTACCCcactattatgatatattttataatcgtacGGCTATCCGACTCATCTGAGGCTAAATATTACTAGCCTGTCGGCACTCTTCGGTATTCGTCGAGATCGTTCTATCGTTCAACGAACATCGTCGTGGTTTTTGATAAAAGTGACGAAGTATATATCATGTACTATGACCTCGGTCTTAGAAGATATCTTCTAAGACCGCGACTATgacaatattagtattatacatgacaaaataaatttgttttgtcatggtaataatatataataacataaagcaattctattttaaaatgtttacattattgaatataatattcttaaagtCGATtggaaataactataattatgattatacacatcctttttctttataatagttAGATGAGGCTGAGCCTCACATGCCTCACCTGACGAGCCGCCACTGGAAAAATGGACCGACCTCTATACAGCCTAAAATAATGAACCGATCGAAATATTTACGTGGGTTGATCAATAGAtgatacttttataaatttcaagtaGATCGGAAGATTACAGCCTGAGTAATATGCAAAAGTATTGAGGgggtcccggtgccagtttttcaaattttccacaattttataaaatttgaaaattaaattttatatttttgttgccacctcaattataagacttttctactaatctactacccgatacctatttagggggggggggggggttgatagggggtatcatatcgaaaaaaatgacttaacgggaataactctcaagctttgtagaattgtcggattttgatgattatttttttatctgaaagaagaagacttcctacagctcGTATCGATGTCTGATTTTGtaattcatttcaaataattgtattaaaaaatgtgtaaaaaaaatatttttatcttgtattttttagacatattataaagtttgagaataaaatattgaaaaacagagatcgatgcgggctgtagaatatttccatctagcaataaattaaaaaaaaaattatgaaatttggttgattctacaagacggtatcgttattcctgcagtgtatttttgaggacaaaatggcattgGCACCGGGTGccttaacataattattaatcgaatagctatttttttcaacaatgtatattatgctGTACGCTCCGCAGTGTTTGTGCTGGCCATCCATATTTCTCCTTCCAAGCAACCGGACTTGGACTCAAATTCTCTCATCTaaacttttaatacttatacgTATCTAGTAGCGTACGCATGATTTTAGTTCGGTTAGGGTTTCActtgagtaaataatttacattatttttttctaaacagttttttatataattaattataacaaattatagttagTCTCAAATTTAGTCTACATTTAGAACTCTCGAATGTTCAACCCGGACACCTGGTCATCTATAGAGCCTCTTCGGGTCGTAATAAACTTGGTAATGATCGATGGACGATGATACACCTTATGATGGTTATGGCAGACGTTTAGCGATATTCTAAATTAGCCAAAAAACTGAAACTATGACTATATCTACGTCATTgtcatatttaacaatttattttatatctattaaaaatgactAACAATTTGATCGACTCTGTATTGAAATTGTGATGgataagattttttattaaatgaagacatttcaggggggggggggtcagaaCCCTAAAACCCTACCCCTGCGTACGCCACTATATGTATCTAACTAACAAACGGCttgttaaaaaatttgtttgtaattaattcaaattttgtaaacaaaaatttcaaaaacgttatatataaatacttttagaTACGATTAGTGTTTGGCTTTAAAGGATTCACCTTGTTTAtgtgtttgaaaaaatgtattatcttgTCGGTATGAACTAAAAGTTATGACTTGAAATTAATAAGAACATAAGGTATTTGACAATAGTTAttgttaatttgaatataaattaagattataaaattacatacttatacattttgtaaaatttttaaattaaatgatttaacgATAATAGCTAATCAAAACAATATTCAGAGTATTCCTACCTATATgtgaaatttgttatttattttatagaatcgCTGAAACCAGTAActtacaaaatagtttttacttaGTTCAGTAGGTAGTCTTCTTTATAACTATATCAGAATGTTTGTAATACTCTATTTAAGcacacaatataaataattttatatagtagtGTAAGAGGGCAAAAGTAAGTTctatcatattttgattttcatatTGAGTTACTGGgacttattttttgtatatcatGTGGATTATGGGTAACGGCCAGCGGTAGGTGAATCGAattaagtttaaagttttaCCCATAAgggtatgttttattaaataatattgagaatcAAAAATACGTGCTTACgtcttatttagttatttattcgaaaacgtgatttttttttgtatccaatatctaattattatcaatttatttattgaggtttggaaaaaaaatgatatgacGATGtcaacagttttaaaaatacttaatgaCTCTTCAATATGCTCCTACACTATAGctattaattatagtaggtaaatcTGTGACATTCCCCATTTCCTCCTTGAATGCACAAGATCATTTCGAGGAAATACTTCTCTTGATTATCTTACAGTCCACTTTTACtaaaaatctatattctatatttaattataactaatcaTATTCTCGTACCTACTCTCTATTAGTttctattctattttattttatgtagattGATGCTatcgtaattaatataatttgtatatttcgAATGTAActctataatttattcatttattaaaatatatggtttgatcaataaataaataaacgaaaatagTGCTCTTTCCAgtatttaagttataagttataacaaatgtCCAGATATCCaacaataggtatttataatatatagtcaccACGATGCTTTTTATCGTTTGatattgtatacacattattatgctgagaaagaaatatattattaatttttaaaatgttttctttttttcatatttttctgtgattgtaataatattaatttaaattaatggtGTTTAGGAAAATTGTcacttttatagattttttttttttggcttacgccatttcatatttaatactcTTTGATCTTTCTAGTGTCAatacaattgaaatatttgtaagtcattttacatttaacattacaataaatatatatatatattttataatatgtatagttatataatataggtatccaattatttattattgaagctTCGCTCCGATACCTTAAAGTTACACACTTTCTGCGTGCTATTTGTGGCTAAGGCGTATCTacctaaattcaatatttaattaaataataataattttttctccaAACTATAtacaagtattatttattattattttttttttaatttaaaatttgaatgattaGAATCTTTAATATATCTTTGAATTTTATTAGAAACCTCGTGTACATAAAGCTTATACGGACCACGAATATTGATTAGGTAttgaatatgtaggtattttcagtaacaataaaatattattacgaaatttgaatatgaataatattgaatttattaaaacgcATTTATGTTGT harbors:
- the LOC132943275 gene encoding uncharacterized protein LOC132943275, whose translation is MNRLQATTVLLVASVTAVAADVATTAGLGQASPPPSDWFRGCGAADWPQCVAQNVARTFRLLEQSDRLQIADGVRLVKTTATTDRSAKYGNHTFDLINRVVSFVDSHSLQIDLWTPDNNVTTEGRRRHAYRRVFPIIVGTYMIMSAVLIPMGFMFMSTLGGKALLVSKMALMVSLMSNIKKIFSYEYYVPPAPAAGHHHWKRTLLAHRTTAGPLYSSYTAY